The window GAGGACGCCCAGGGTCTCGCCGCCGGGCGTGCGCAGGGGCGCGCCCAGGTACGCCACGCCGCCCGCGGCCACGAGCTCGTCGTCGCGGAAGCGCGGGTCCAGGCGCGCGTCGGCCACGGCCAGCGGCTCGGGGCCGCGGCGCACGACGTCGCAGAAGGCACACGGCTGCGCGAGGCCGCGCGCCGAGGCGAAGGGCTCCGGAAGACCCACGAAGCTCTTGAAGAAGATGCGCTCGCCGTCGAAGACGGAGATGAGCGCCACCGGCGTGCCCAGCACGGTGGAGGCCAGCCGCGACAGCCGGTCCAGCGCTTCGTCCGCCGTCGCGTCGAGAAGGCCGGCCACCGCGGCGGCGTGTCTGCCCGATTGCATGAGAAGGGTCCTGCGAGTTTGTAGTGTCTGCGGGCCGCGGGAAAAACGGCCGCGCCGGCCGTGCGCTCGTTGGCGGCGGATCGGCCCGGAAGGTTCCCTGCGCACCCTGTAAAGCCCCTTCGCGAAGCACGGCCCATGCCGCCGTCCGCCTCAGGGCAAACCGGACACAACCCTTTGCACCAGCGGTTGTTACGCGATCACGACTGCGTTTGGGGTCGTACGCGAAGTGTAGTGGTTTCGAGCGTTTCCCGAAAGCTGTATACGATATTTACACCTCTGCGATCCCGCTCCACCGCCGGCACGTCCGGCCGGAGATGCGGAACACCGCACCGCCTTTCCGCATCCCCCGACCGGTTGCTCATCCATCCTCGTGCACTCGATCCACCCCGGCTCGTTCCGCCGCCTTTCATCTCACGGATCGCATCCCGTGGCACCTCCCGATCATCATCTCCCGATCATCATCTCCCGATCATCATCTCCCCATCATCATCGCTCGATCATCATCTCCCGAACCGTCATCTACCGACCGTCCAACTGGGTTTTCCGGATCGAGCGGACGATGGGTGGCGGCGCATCTCCCGAAGTCGGTGGATACGCGGTGTGGGAGATCGTTCTGTCCGGCGATACGCTTCCGTTGAGCCCGGTGGAGCTGCGTGGAAGCGTGCGTTCCCTTGCAACGGGGCGAGGCCGGGCGTACGGTATCCCGTTCCCGGCCGTTCCGCACCCCCGCACGCGCCCTCCTGCGGGGCGCCGCACCGACCCGCCCGTCCCGGAGAGTCCCGCATGCCCGTCACGATCCCGACCCGCCGCCGTGCCGTGCTCACGGCCGCGGCGCTGCTGGGGCTGGCCTGCCCGCCGCCGTCCGCCGCACAGCGCGGCCCCGCCCCCGCCGCACCGGCGACCTTCGACACGTCGGCGTTCTCGGCGCTGAAGTGGCGCAACATCGGGCCGAACCGCGGCGGGCGCTCCATCGCGGCGGCAGGCAGCCCGTCGCGGCCGCTGGAGTACTACTTCGGCGCCACCGGCGGCGGCC is drawn from Longimicrobiaceae bacterium and contains these coding sequences:
- a CDS encoding GAF domain-containing protein; the protein is MQSGRHAAAVAGLLDATADEALDRLSRLASTVLGTPVALISVFDGERIFFKSFVGLPEPFASARGLAQPCAFCDVVRRGPEPLAVADARLDPRFRDDELVAAGGVAYLGAPLRTPGGETLGVLSVIGREPREWTGADRGLLADLAASVVAEVEWRVATADRRRA